The following coding sequences are from one Pocillopora verrucosa isolate sample1 chromosome 5, ASM3666991v2, whole genome shotgun sequence window:
- the LOC131799799 gene encoding uncharacterized protein: protein MEDVHFHVLNALAPDKTIISFEANPVVELMQQLRQAEQHSDILLLLDNVDKFAGGDEEASTSINANFVTFLQELLGPKDYPGKSKLKILLTSRSTFRHAKLANVDNYEVMALEKASSSALFQSQRIGSVREDQIEKLLQICQGNPLIIKGMAAILRQQIADDTRILEMIEQPLTAKPQESGIPPAEESGERDVFDSEKEGIDKEQESCLRKMFFFLPSKQLKDSAISMSLFCRSVSVEAAAEVLEVDSSEAVIQLEGLRNSEVLTVDPDVKELTYDIHPLVRTFLRSIGSNQKKFVKVYEKAKARFCKYFMSKMVDISKLLDKDYMNAFDNFDLDKPNFELTLDISFKSDHLLIPKEHRGSVMIFYLFEAMLDVKARKKIFNCWAEKVKEDGKEGSLLRAELKCHETLMVLKLEGWQRALTVARRAKELLSKVQKEIKSKESFRLTKSSYLFSKGEVYYRAGNMAKSLRILHKALKIMESVLHSHTSTSRCLNAIGNCHNKLGEHDEAIKYYMRAYDMRQQLSGSMKHFDMPLFKGQIGTVYEGKKQFEKAIEFYKEAIELAKELKIPGMLNTALFNRNIANAYCWLQNFKDAYQPAKNAYEIRKVILGRHPDTARSAFQIAEICRDLEDSDEAKKFYEEAWEIEKSLGQGNHSEVMVSIVERYEAILRKGERKDQFRQEAFDFFLRHWDEERAFEGFEFSLANKRIIDSVKKGLGEFGDRQTQERYQKEALWFYEGAWNSPDTRKLPDTKREEILQTLCELCAQLSEKSKGEKYSNEAFRFYEEKWKRKKEGMSEHDRIDILTNLVEMATSQRKERKRQKYESLLKGAKQSGTLMGTVKGFLSHGAKEVEQLFNENDDGDNEVDIPSDDDDDDHDSSDGSEEIPEASQQVQQLAIQEEDDEELKSEQEQDPDRIKIHEGKIGGKEDTWHIREAGASIQLCSEAIQHPLPFTCRCLLWNPRILSPPIANDEILVSSVIELSHDGPPDLEYKESVEGTRFTVALLHSAPNLEGYEVVIKQLIDQENNEWKELKTENTWHGSGTSTVPQWLFPFAQAVCTKSAVSSFAAIWRPKSFTFSRGTAVGPELTCIVPEFPDVSVQIPQSCVPVNQDFCVTIKVQEFPSSELKGEGGLVGPVLYISSSQNVTLIAPVTIRIPLTLRRGKQEPAELCPGELRILHCESLVEPHDWKDITDQLDEPPRLLNGKAQFKVRHFSGFRPIKLIRSLLQSASGLTEFLRKLCSRSRPQHARFFTCLCETGVRDHFGLKLFCYPQRLYYDVKRQISECVVPYKDEGSSSKPVYGEEKILVSLSKAIIPQGIDQKNALQFVRFHENEVYYTAGEVCLRSESVPVVKFCDQNQELLCNIIMVLASQVSFPVTSDFEEGSGISSQSVKHSVVKRPNSESSSCSPVAAPRKRIRQSADIYLVKDGKPSYEKLQYLARELAGKWKTLGRRLGFNEAVIDDLDQANEELAEKAYKMLIAWKQKVGSEATYKVLYDTLCHELVECKDLAEQYCCDKIAGNASP from the exons ATGGAAGACGTTCATTTTCACGTTTTAAACGCTTTAGCACCAGACAAAACGATCATAAGCTTCGAAGCAAATCCAGTAGTTGAATTAATGCAACAGTTAAGGCAGGCAGAGCAACACAGTGACATTTTGCTGCTCCTTGATAACGTCGATAAATTTGCAGGAGGAGATGAAGAAGCTTCTACCTCCATTAATGCCAATTTTGTGACGTTTCTGCAAGAACTTCTAGGTCCAAAGGATTATCCGGGGAAATCgaaattgaagattttgttGACATCAAGATCAACATTTCGTCACGCAAAGTTGGCCAACGTTGACAATTACGAAGTTATGGCCTTAGAGAAAGCTTCATCAAGTGCTCTATTCCAAAGTCAGAGAATTGGCAGCGTTCGAGAGGATCAGATAGAGAAACTACTGCAGATATGCCAAGGGAATCCCCTTATCATAAAAGGAATGGCAGCAATATTGAGGCAACAAATAGCAGATGACACCAGGATTCTGGAAATGATTGAGCAGCCACTAACAGCCAAGCCACAAGAATCGGGAATACCACCAGCAGAGGAGAGTGGAGAGAGAGACGTATTCGACTCTGAAAAGGAAGGCATTGATAAAGAGCAAGAAAGctgtttgagaaaaatgtttttcttcttgccAAGTAAACAGTTAAAAGATTCTGCCATTTCGATGTCACTGTTCTGTCGCTCTGTCTCTGTCGAGGCAGCAGCCGAAGTCCTTGAAGTGGACTCGTCAGAAGCTGTTATACAACTAGAAGGTCTCAGGAATAGTGAAGTGCTAACGGTAGACCCTGACGTGAAAGAACTCACATATGACATCCACCCTTTGGTGCGAACATTTCTGAGAAGCATCGGTAGTAACCAAAAGAAGTTCGTCAAAGTTTACGAGAAGGCAAAAGCCaggttttgtaaatatttcatgTCCAAAATGGTAGACATTTCCAAGCTTTTGGACAAAGACTACATGAATGCCTTCGATAATTTTGATCTTGACAAACCAAACTTTGAACTTACTTTGGATATTTCTTTCAAGTCAGACCATCTTCTTATCCCAAAAGAGCATCGTGGAAGTGTTATGATCTTTTATCTCTTCGAGGCCATGCTTGACGTAAAAgcaaggaagaaaatttttaattgctgGGCCGAAAAGGTCAAGGAAGATGGAAAGGAAG GTTCCTTGCTTCGAGCAGAACTAAAATGCCACGAAACATTGATGGTTCTTAAACTTGAGGGATGGCAGAGAGCATTGACAGTCGCGAGGAGAGCGAAAGAGTTACTTAGCAAAGTGCAGAAGGAAATTAAGAGCAAAGAATCCTTTAGGTTGACCAAGAGTTCCTACCTGTTCTCTAAGGGTGAAGTTTATTACAGAGCTGGGAATATGGCCAAATCACTGAGGATTTTGCACAAGGCGCTGAAGATAATGGAAAGTGTACTTCACAGCCACACAAGCACTTCAAGGTGCTTAAACGCCATTGGAAACTGCCACAACAAGCTAGGAGAACATGACGAGGCCATAAAGTACTACATGAGAGCATACGATATGAGACAACAGCTTTCTGgctcaatgaaacattttgacatGCCCCTCTTCAAAGGACAGATCGGGACGGTTtatgaaggaaagaaacaatttgaaaaggCAATCGAATTCTACAAAGAGGCCATAGAGCTCGCTAAGGAGCTAAAAATCCCGGGCATGCTGAACACTGCTCTATTCAATCGAAACATTGCTAACGCGTACTGTTGGTTGCAAAACTTTAAAGACGCTTACCAACCTGCAAAGAACGCTTACGAGATCCGGAAGGTCATTTTGGGAAGGCACCCTGACACTGCTCGAAGTGCTTTCCAAATTGCGGAGATTTGTCGAGACTTGGAGGACTCTGACGAAGCGAAAAAGTTTTATGAGGAAGCATGGGAGATTGAGAAGTCTCTAGGCCAAGGAAACCACAGCGAGGTCATGGTCAGCATCGTTGAGAGGTACGAAGCGATTCTTCGCAAAGGAGAGAGGAAAGATCAGTTTCGACAAGAAGCATTCGACTTTTTTCTTCGTCACTGGGACGAAGAAAGAGCCTTCGAAGGGTTTGAATTTTCACTCGCCAACAAGAGAATTATTGATTCAGTAAAAAAAGGGCTTGGTGAATTTGGCGACCGTCAAACACAGGAGAGATACCAAAAAGAAGCTCTATGGTTTTATGAAGGCGCTTGGAATTCACCGGACACGAGAAAGTTACCAGACACCAAGAGAGAGGAAATTCTGCAAACTCTCTGTGAGCTCTGTGCACAGCTTTCCGAGAAAAGTAAGGGCGAAAAGTACAGTAACGAAGCCTTTCGATTTTATGaagagaaatggaaaagaaagaaggaaggaaTGTCAGAGCACGACAGAATCGACATTCTCACCAACCTTGTAGAAATGGCTACATCACAGAGGAAAGAGAGGAAGAGACAGAAGTATGAGAGTTTGTTAAAG GGAGCCAAACAGAGCGGAACTTTGATGGGAACCGTGAAAGGATTCCTTTCTCATGGAGCAAAAG aAGTTGAACAGCTGTTCAATGAGAACGATGACGGTGACAACGAAGTTGACATTCCTtccgatgatgatgatgatgatcacgATAGTTCCGATGGTAGCGAAGAGATTCCAGAGGCTAGTCAGCAAGTGCAACAACTAGCAATTCAAGAAGAAGATGACGAAGAGTTAAAAAGTGAGCAGGAACAAGATCCAGATAGGATAAAGATACACGA AGGAAAAATCGGAGGTAAGGAAGACACATGGCACATAAGGGAAGCGGGTGCCTCTATCCAACTTTGCAGTGAGGCTATCCAACATCCCTTGCCATTTACATGTAGATGCTTACTGTGGAACCCCAGAATCCTCTCCCCACCCATTGCTAATGATGAGATATTGGTTAGCAGTGTTATTGAACTATCTCATGATGGCCCACCAGATCTGGAGTACAAGGAAAGTGTTGAAGGAACAAGATTTACAGTAGCTTTGTTGCACAGTGCCCCAAATTTGGAGGGGTATGAGGTGGTTATCAAGCAACTGATTGACCAAGAGAACAATGAATGGAAGGAATTGAAGACAGAGAATACTTGGCATGGATCAG GAACTTCAACAGTTCCCCAGTGGCTTTTCCCATTTGCACAAGCCGTTTGTACAAAATCAGCAGTTTCTTCATTTGCTGCAATCTGGCGTCCTAAGTCTTTCACCTTTTCAAGAGGTACTGCAGTAGGTCCGGAATTGACCTGTATTGTGCCTGAATTTCCTGATGTCAGTGTCCAAATTCCTCAGAGTTGTGTGCCTGTCAATCAAGATTTCTGTGTCACAATCAAG GTACAAGAATTCCCAAGCAGTGAGCTAAAAGGAGAGGGAGGACTTGTCGGTCCAGTTCTTTACATTTCAAGCTCTCAAAATGTTACTCTCATCGCGCCTGTAACAATAAGGATTCCTCTTACCCTCCGTAGAGGAAAACAAGAGCCAGCAGAGTTATGTCCTGGTGAACTGAGGATATTACACTGTGAGTCTCTAGTTGAACCACATGACTGGAAAGACATTACAGATCAATTGGATGAACCGCCGCGTCTTCTAAATGGGAAAGCGCAATTCAAAGTTAGGCATTTCTCTGG ATTCCGTCCAATCAAGTTGATCAGATCACTTTTACAATCTGCTTCAGGCCTCACAGAGTTTTTAAGGAAACTTTGCAGTAGGTCTAGGCCTCAGCATGCCCGATTTTTTACGTGCTTGTGTGAGACCGGTGTTCGTGATCATTTTGGACTCAAACTTTTTTGCTACCCTCAAAGACTGTATTATGATGTAAAACGGCAAATATCAGAGTGTGTCGTGCCCTACAAAGACGAAGGCAGCTCTTCTAAACCAGTCTATGGAGAGGAGAAAATTTTGGTGTCTCTTTCCAAGGCAATCATACCTCAGGGCATAGACCAGAAAAATGCCTTACAATTTGTGAg aTTCCACGAAAACGAAGTTTATTACACAGCTGGTGAAGTTTGCCTAAGAAGTGAGAGTGTTCCAGTAGTGAAGTTTTGCGACCAAAATCAGGAACTTTTGTGCAACATTATCATGGTGTTAGCGTCTCAA